One window of Schistocerca cancellata isolate TAMUIC-IGC-003103 chromosome 9, iqSchCanc2.1, whole genome shotgun sequence genomic DNA carries:
- the LOC126100292 gene encoding fas-associated death domain protein: MPPNINTYIQLRESIISKSNYVSPPELNNFVLEYAQIINSKRRCSSIKNLEELICLLEKRDYISADNVKPLLCIRDRIRDPQRLHSFSNNGDSISNGIYDDFYGRQMSNSTESQDDVFRTRSLPPRVLELVSEEIGRKWKDLARQLGLREGKMNEIEARYPNSLKERVYACLAIFQENNPDGMEKKLLKALEKARRKDLRDQVEAILRPY; the protein is encoded by the exons ATGCCACcaaatataaacacatacattcagtTAAGGGAATCTATAATATCAAAGTCTAACTATGTTAGTCCACCAGAACTCAATAATTTTGTGTTAGAATACGCGCAGATAATAAACTCAAAAAGACGTTGTAGCTCGATAAAAAATTTGGAAGAACTGATTTGTTTGTTAGAAAAACGAGATTATATAAGCGCAGACAACGTGAAACCTCTGCTATGTATTAGGGACAGAATCCGCGATCCGCAACGCTTGCATTCGTTCAGTAATAATGGAGATTCAATATCAAATGGAATCTACGACGATTTTTATG GAAGACAGATGTCGAACAGTACTGAGAGTCAGGATGACGTCTTCAGAACGCGATCTCTTCCGCCTAGAG TGTTGGAGTTAGTGagtgaagaaattggaagaaagTGGAAAGATCTAGCCCGCCAGTTGGGCCTGAGAGAAGGCAAAATGAACGAGATTGAAGCAAGATACCCCAATAGTCTTAAGGAAAGGGTGTATGCC TGTTTGGCCATATTCCAAGAAAATAATCCTGATGGCATGGAGAAAAAATTACTGAAAGCATTAGAGAAAGCCCGCAGAAAAGATCTGAGGGACCAGGTTGAGGCAATACTGAGGCCGTACTGA